The Mycolicibacterium monacense genome contains the following window.
ACGCCATCGGGATCCTGCGCGAGTACGGCGTCTCGCAGATGCCCGTCGTCGGCGCCGAACCACCCGTGATGGCCGGTGAGGTCGCGGGCAGCGTCTCGGAACGCGAGCTGCTGTCGGCGGTCTTCGAAGGCCGCGCCAAGCTGGCCGATGCGGTGGCCGAGCACATGAGCCCGCCCATGCCGCTCATCGGGGCGGGCGAGTTGGTCAGCACCGCCGCCAAGACCCTGCGCGAATGCGATGCGCTGATGGTGGTCGAGGAGGGTAAACCGGTCGGTGTGGTCACCCGCCACGACCTGCTCGGCTTCCTGTCGGACGGCAGCACGCGGCGTTAGTGGGATGCCATGGCGGCCATGCCTTCTGCCGTTGTGGTGAATCCGGTGCGCCGGGCGTGATCTTCGGTACTGTTAGCTCGCTCGTTCACAGCTGACCGCACATCGGAGAGCGACCATGACCGACCAACCTCCCCCACCGCCCGGAAACTATCCGCCGCCGCCTCAGGGCGGTTACCCGCCGCCCCCGCCGCCCGGTGGCTACCCGCCTCCGCCCACCCAGGGCGGTTATCCGCCGCCGCCCCCCGGTGGCTACCCGCCACCGCCGCCGCCGCAGGGCGGGTATCCGCCACCCCCACAGGGCAACTACCCGCCTGCCGGTTATCCCGTTGGGCCCCAGGGTGGTTACCCGCCCGCCGGCTTCGGGCCCGGTGGCTACAGCGTGGGCGAGGCCTTCTCGTGGGCGTGGAACAAGTTCGGCAAGAACGCCGTTCCGCTCCTCGTCGCCACCCTGGCCTACGGCCTCATCATCATCGTCATCCAGGCGCTGACCAATACGCTGTCGGCGGCGGTGGATCCGGGTGACTCCACCAACTACATGTCCGACGGCAGCGGCTTCGAGTTCTCCTACACCATCGACAGCCCGGCCGGGATCATCGTCGCGTTCATCGGCTGGCTGATCTCACTCGTGGTCGCCGCGGCCGTGCAATCCGCTTACCTCGGCGGCATGCTCGACATCGCCGACGGGCGAGAGGTTTCCATCGGGTCCTTCTTCCGGCCGCGCAACATCGGCAGCGTCATCATCGCGGGCCTCATCGTCGGCGTCATCACCACGGTGGGTTTCCTGCTGTGCGTCATCCCCGGCCTGATCGCGAGCATCATGTTGATGTTCACGGTGGTCAGCCTGCTCGACCGCAACCTCGCGCCGATCGAGGCCGTCAAGACCAGCTTCGACATCAGCAAGGGGAACTTCGGAAGCGTCTTCCTGGCCTGGCTGGTGATGGTCGTGACGGTGTTCGTCGGAGCCCTGCTGTGCGGTGTCGGCCTACTGGTGGCCGCCCCCGTCGCCACGCTGATCCTCGTCTACACCTACCGCGTCCTCACC
Protein-coding sequences here:
- a CDS encoding DUF2189 domain-containing protein; its protein translation is MTDQPPPPPGNYPPPPQGGYPPPPPPGGYPPPPTQGGYPPPPPGGYPPPPPPQGGYPPPPQGNYPPAGYPVGPQGGYPPAGFGPGGYSVGEAFSWAWNKFGKNAVPLLVATLAYGLIIIVIQALTNTLSAAVDPGDSTNYMSDGSGFEFSYTIDSPAGIIVAFIGWLISLVVAAAVQSAYLGGMLDIADGREVSIGSFFRPRNIGSVIIAGLIVGVITTVGFLLCVIPGLIASIMLMFTVVSLLDRNLAPIEAVKTSFDISKGNFGSVFLAWLVMVVTVFVGALLCGVGLLVAAPVATLILVYTYRVLTGGQVAPKQ